GGCGCCCTGCTGATCCCGACCGTAGCAGAGGCGATGATGATTAGGGAAAGGCGCCAGTAGGGCAAATCACGATACCTGACCTCATCACGATCCCCGAACGCTCCGAGGGTCATTTTCAGTTGACCGAATAGCGCCCAGTCTAAAAAAACTCCGCCACAGATTGTCGCGGCCACGAACCCCGCCAGGTGCAGACTCTCCAACATTCACCCGTCTTAGCAGACGGGCTAATGTCCGAAAATGGGCGTTAAGGTAGATTTCGGGGACATTTGATTTCGGGGACATAATACGAAACTCCTGCGGAGTCATGCGCGGGATGTGTGAGGGGCAAGTTTCATATTGTGTCCCCGAAATTCCCAGCCCGGCTGAGGAGGCTGTGAAGGCATGGCCGGTCGCGCGCGCTTTTTTGATATTCTCAACGACGTCGACGATAGCGGATTCTGGCGATTAGCGATCGTTCCCGGTCCTCCTGTTTCGATAGAACCGCGCGGGTTGTCGTCGAACCTTACCCAACCAGCGGAACACCCGCACGTTGAGACTCGTCAACATATGGAGTGCGTGTGTGCGGTCGATCAGATTGCATAATCTGAGTAAGCGGGCTGGGCTGAGTTTCTTCGGCGCGATAGCCGTAATTGTCCATTGCTCCGGACTGATACGCGTCGGAACTGTAACGTCGAACCCGTGCAGCCGAAGTATGCGTGCTATGCGACCAACCTGTTCAAGCGAAGCTCTGAACCGAAATTTGTTCGGTCGTTTATCGCGCTCTGGCCGCTTTCGGTGATACCTTTTCCGGACTTCATACGTTCAAAGTTTCTTGGCCATTGCGGAAAGATAAAGTGCCTTCGAAATACCCGCAAGTAGGACATGGACCCGTGAATTTCATTGAATTTCGGGAACATGAATTTCGGGGACATAATATGAAACTCATGCGAAGACGTGCGCGAATGGCTGCAATTGGGCGGCATAAGATCCGTTCGCCCTGAGTAGGGACTGAGCCTGGCGAAGGCCCGTATCGAAGGGTCAGGCTCGGAGCAGGCCCTTCGATACGCCATTTCGACAGGCTCAATGGCTGCTCAGGGCGAACGGGTTGGATTTATCGCTCGTCGCTTTAGAAATCGTCATGCCCCACGTCGATCTCGCGGACGCGGCGCTTCTGGCGCGCCGCGTCGACCAGCAGGCGCAGTTTCTCGCGGCGGGCGCGGGCATCCTCAACGTCGCGGATCACCAGCGGGCCGTCGCGGGTGGTCTCGTCGCTGGAGGCGATGGCGATCGTGCCGATGCCGGCCCACTGGTTGATCAGCGTGAAATCGATGCGGATATCCTTCACGCGATAGAGTTCGATCTCGTCGATGCTCCTGGCGAAGATGCCCCTGTGCAGGATCAGCCGGTCCTCGGTCAGCTCATAGGTGGTGGCGAGGTTGGCCAGCCATTTCCACGCGACGATCAGCAGGCCGATGCCGACGAGGCAGAGCAGCACCGTCAGCCAGCCGGCCAGCGTGCCGCGCAGCCAGCCCCAGGTGGAGGAACGGAAACGATCGATCGTCTCGGGCATCGGCGCTGTGCTCCTGTCGGTCCGCTCAATCGTCTAGGTGATATGCGCCGAGGATGCACGGTGTTC
The window above is part of the Sphingomonas sanxanigenens DSM 19645 = NX02 genome. Proteins encoded here:
- a CDS encoding PH domain-containing protein; protein product: MPETIDRFRSSTWGWLRGTLAGWLTVLLCLVGIGLLIVAWKWLANLATTYELTEDRLILHRGIFARSIDEIELYRVKDIRIDFTLINQWAGIGTIAIASSDETTRDGPLVIRDVEDARARREKLRLLVDAARQKRRVREIDVGHDDF